The following are from one region of the Plodia interpunctella isolate USDA-ARS_2022_Savannah chromosome 25, ilPloInte3.2, whole genome shotgun sequence genome:
- the LOC128680948 gene encoding protein lifeguard 3-like — MSDTDTVNKEEKIDVKPENFEPVSNVTDDAENIPKPEEGNDVELQQVKVENNVTIPVIKNEIGPYPRKPQHLWVQYIGPSPDSYGGDSFAYEPSRNQFVQLVFGLVLAMMIITAGYVLFCHLHEPVRKLYEDPGLGRMFVMVASAVLVGLSYAFACSGCTRTAPCSYFCLGVTVLAYGVICAYFTIKYETQAVFIALIATCIVVFVCLLLAFSNFDFTQFLLIIIVALVAFFAASVCAYLYMMITGQYLKPLHIVLLVIGTVLHSILLVVELQMVLGGRAVELSEDDYAYGAFTIYTSVVSIFLNLLQLMSMGDF, encoded by the exons ATGAGCGATACAGATACAGTTAATAAAGAAGAGAAAATCGATGTTAAACCCGAGAATTTTGAACCGGTGTCTAACGTCACAGATGATGCAGAAAATATTCCAAAACCTGAAGAAGGGAATGACGTGGAACTCCAACAGGTTAAAGTAGAAAACAATGTAACAATCCCGgtgattaaaaatgaaataggaCCTTATCCAAGGAAGCCTCAACACCTATGGGTCCAATACATCG gACCATCGCCTGATTCATATGGAGGAGATAGTTTTGCTTACGAGCCAAGCAGAAATCAGTTTGTGCAGTTGGTATTTGGTCTGGTTCTCGCTATGATGATCATTACAGCTGGTTACGTCTTATTCTGTCACCTTCA tgaACCCGTGAGAAAGCTGTATGAAGATCCTGGTCTCGGCAGAATGTTCGTTATGGTTGCATC AGCTGTGTTAGTGGGTTTGTCGTATGCATTCGCCTGTTCTGGGTGCACTAGAACTGCACCTTGTAGCTACTTTTGTCTTGGTGTTACT GTTTTAGCATACGGGGTGATATGTGCGTATTTCACGATCAAATACGAAACTCAGGCTGTATTCATTGCTCTTATTGCAACTTGTATTGTTGTATTTGTCTGTTTGCTTCTCGCCTTTTCTAAT TTCGACTTCACacaatttttactaataataatagtagcaTTAGTTGCATTTTTTGCCGCCAGCGTCTGCGCATATTTATACATGATGATCACTGGACAATATTTGAAACCGCTTCACATTGTTTTACTTGTGATTGGGACAGTTCTTCATTCAAta ctgCTTGTGGTCGAATTGCAAATGGTGCTTGGAGGCAGAGCTGTAGAATTATCCGAAGACGACTATGCGTACGGTGCCTTCACTATATACACATCTGTGGTCTCCATTTTCTTAAATCTATTGCAATTGATGAGCATGGGAGATTTTtga
- the LOC128680930 gene encoding uncharacterized protein LOC128680930 isoform X1: MQGNKSQALVFKVMSFGKKSGEPKESKEEMLARKSEAKKKELEAKSEKLEKKKQLQIEKEAEKERRKAEAKAKKEEKEKKTLETTMAAKEKEESKHLCLCDEDLDMMGPSRSEILANAEEHQLPIVAYNNKRKFKDYTHSRDYGVAYNRDVEAYHYRGYDINPPIAGQDFGAVKESTKWVQYMSHAERHKRFYPYRMNYIPTDNSFVQLVLIIHLLACLFTLLCTICCKYIKQLHRLLAYEIIWLPGCIGVVFTSYMLLCSACSRKFPLNYTLLFINIVSMTYMCCYVTAYQDTFGVIVAVSCIAFIGLIFLVMSLCDVDFSKVAVVVGAAALGVIVPLILYAILGSTSYTKNWVPKMQRHYNMMIIGIATHSTSMILMLQLIVQNRTVLLPDDDYATGTFVVYMCEICMFMKLVSYMGLFEENHH, encoded by the exons ATGCAGGGAAACAAATCTCAGGCACTTGTGTTCAAAGTTATGTCATTTGGAAAGAAATCAGGGGAACCCAAAGAATCTAAAGAAGAGATGCTTGCTAGAAAATCGGAagcaaaaaagaaagaattagAAGCAAAATCAGAAAAGTTAGAGAAAAAGAAACAGTTACAGATAGAAAAAGAAGCCGAGAAAGAGAGAAGGAAAGCTGAAGCGAAAGCAAAAAAAGAGGAGAAGGAAAAGAAGACACTTGAAACTACTATGGCAGCCAAAGAGAAAGAAGAAAGTAAACACCTGTGTCTGTGTGACGAAGATCTAGATATGATGGGGCCTAGCAGATCAGAAATATTGGCAAACGCAGAAGAACATCAACTGCCAATAGTAGCTTACAATAACAAAAGGAAATTCAAAGATTACACTCATAGTCGAGATTATGGTGTAGCTTACAACAGGGATGTTGAGGCTTATCATTATCGGGGCTACGATATTAACCCACCAATCGCTGGACAAGACTTTGGAGCTGTGAAAGAATCGACTAAATGGGTGCAATATATGA GTCATGCCGAGAGACACAAGCGATTTTACCCGTATCGGATGAATTACATACCAACAGACAACAGCTTCGTCCAGCTTGTGTTAATTATTCATCTTCTTGCTTGCCTATTCACATTGCTCTGTACTATTTGCTgcaaatatat aaaacAGCTTCATAGGCTATTAGCTTATGAGATCATATGGTTGCCGGGATG CATTGGAGTAGTATTCACATCCTACATGCTGTTATGTTCTGCGTGCTCCAGGAAGTTTCCCTTGAACTATACTCTGCTGTTCATTAAT atagTTTCTATGACCTACATGTGTTGCTATGTAACCGCCTATCAAGATACTTTTGGAGTGATTGTTGCTGTCAGCTGTATAGCTTTTATTGGCTTGATTTTCCTTGTGATGTCTCTTTGTGAT GTCGATTTCAGTAAAGTGGCAGTAGTGGTTGGCGCCGCAGCGTTGGGTGTGATCGTGCCTTTGATATTGTATGCTATACTTGGAAGTACGTCTTATACCAAGAACTGGGTGCCAAAGATGCAGCGACACTACAATATGATGATAATAGGCATCGCCACTCATAGCACG TCAATGATCCTCATGCTACAACTAATTGTTCAAAACAGAACCGTACTTTTGCCAGACGACGATTATGCTACTGGAACCTTCGTGGTCTACATGTGTGagatttgtatgtttatgaAACTGGTCTCATATATGGGGTTGTTCGAAGAAAATCACCATTAG
- the LOC128680931 gene encoding uncharacterized protein LOC128680931 produces MSKRKGSEEIPNDCNIEPQESNTETKITIENYDVKMEISCIDEEARVLDFEELRSKIKKKSEEAKKLSEQVNLNIIINNEEETKVVCDDTKKELSIVNLDNFIDNNEKSKVSDCEDVIKKLGEANLTKNSGYVFMAYAAARPDGLLVGRAPQSQNLTSSGDSPRSDHQTSTRRSSNESSTLRNAVIVVYTPEGRNRLIRFILSCVFVMLLVTAAFLALVFAIPVVKEWFKINTVFLIFPILFSIMMINYAMSWYIPCTRRPPGNILCLVLTVISMSLLSAVLTSYFSTDVILYAFIATTAVVFVCIILATTNFDFTSLLLYFIVILTAFLVLAAILMFIVLVSNVALEPTFLVLLIGGTLIQVLMLTMNLQMIIGGKTIELNENDYALGAYMVYMAIIDIFLKMVYIIGLSREM; encoded by the exons atgagCAAAAGAAAGGGTTCAGAAGAAATCCCAAATGATTGTAATATCGAACCACAAGAGTCTAAtacagaaacaaaaataacaatcgaAAACTATGACGTTAAAATGGAAATTAGTTGCATTGATGAGGAAGCGAGAGTGCTGGACTTTGAGGAGCTTAgatcaaaaataaagaaaaaaagcgAGGAAGCTAAAAAGCTATCAGAAcaagttaatttaaatattataatcaataatGAAGAAGAAACCAAAGTGGTTTGTGATGATACTAAAAAAGAATTATCAATAgtaaatttagataatttcattgataataatgaaaaatcaaaAGTATCCGATTGTGaagatgttataaaaaaattaggagaagcaaatttaactaaaaatagtgGTTATGTGTTTATGGCATATGCTGCAGCTAGACCAGACGGTCTTTTGGTGGGAAGAGCACCACAGTCACAGAATTTAACATCTTCAG GAGACTCGCCGCGATCGGACCATCAAACATCAACCCGGCGATCGTCTAACGAAAGTTCCACCCTCCGTAACGCCGTGATCGTAGTATATACTCCAGAAGGAAGGAACAGATTAATTAGATTCATTTTAAGCtgtgtttttgttatgttacTAGTCACAGCCGCGTTCCTTGCATTGGTTTTTGCTAT acCTGTTGTGAAGGAatggtttaaaataaacacagtGTTTTTGATTTTCCCAATTTT GTTCTCTATAATGATGATTAATTACGCAATGAGTTGGTACATTCCGTGTACACGAAGACCGCCTGGCAACATTCTATGTTTAGTTTTAacg GTAATAAGCATGAGCTTGCTCTCGGCTGTGCTGACGTCATATTTCAGTACAGATGTAATATTGTATGCATTCATTGCCACTACAGCTGTGGTGTTTGTCTGCATCATACTAGCTACTACAaat tttgATTTTACAAGTCTTCTTCTGTACTTTATTGTGATCCTAACAGCATTTTTAGTACTAGCCgcaatattaatgtttattgtgtTGGTCTCAAATGTGGCGCTGGAACCCACTTTTCTGGTGTTGCTCATTGGTGGCACTTTGATACAAGTACTT atgTTAACAATGAATCTACAGATGATCATAGGCGGTAAGACTATAGAACTGAATGAGAACGACTATGCTCTAGGAGCATATATGGTGTACATGgctattattgatattttcctCAAAATGGTCTACATCATTGGTCTCTCCAGGGAAATGTGA
- the LOC128680930 gene encoding uncharacterized protein LOC128680930 isoform X2, producing the protein MQGNKSQALVFKVMSFGKKSGEPKESKEEMLARKSEAKKKELEAKSEKLEKKKQLQIEKEAEKERRKAEAKAKKEEKEKKTLETTMAAKEKEESKHLCLCDEDLDMMGPSRSEILANAEEHQLPIVAYNNKRKFKDYTHSRDYGVAYNRDVEAYHYRGYDINPPIAGQDFGAVKESTKWVQYMSHAERHKRFYPYRMNYIPTDNSFVQLVLIIHLLACLFTLLCTICCKYIKQLHRLLAYEIIWLPGCIGVVFTSYMLLCSACSRKFPLNYTLLFINMHVASLCTGRYPASQEARCDAKILNVIDVNCYAVYIGHCNVNDTIQSPLSSFILQGLKFVYLLLVHAQTAGLIFMKFGIM; encoded by the exons ATGCAGGGAAACAAATCTCAGGCACTTGTGTTCAAAGTTATGTCATTTGGAAAGAAATCAGGGGAACCCAAAGAATCTAAAGAAGAGATGCTTGCTAGAAAATCGGAagcaaaaaagaaagaattagAAGCAAAATCAGAAAAGTTAGAGAAAAAGAAACAGTTACAGATAGAAAAAGAAGCCGAGAAAGAGAGAAGGAAAGCTGAAGCGAAAGCAAAAAAAGAGGAGAAGGAAAAGAAGACACTTGAAACTACTATGGCAGCCAAAGAGAAAGAAGAAAGTAAACACCTGTGTCTGTGTGACGAAGATCTAGATATGATGGGGCCTAGCAGATCAGAAATATTGGCAAACGCAGAAGAACATCAACTGCCAATAGTAGCTTACAATAACAAAAGGAAATTCAAAGATTACACTCATAGTCGAGATTATGGTGTAGCTTACAACAGGGATGTTGAGGCTTATCATTATCGGGGCTACGATATTAACCCACCAATCGCTGGACAAGACTTTGGAGCTGTGAAAGAATCGACTAAATGGGTGCAATATATGA GTCATGCCGAGAGACACAAGCGATTTTACCCGTATCGGATGAATTACATACCAACAGACAACAGCTTCGTCCAGCTTGTGTTAATTATTCATCTTCTTGCTTGCCTATTCACATTGCTCTGTACTATTTGCTgcaaatatat aaaacAGCTTCATAGGCTATTAGCTTATGAGATCATATGGTTGCCGGGATG CATTGGAGTAGTATTCACATCCTACATGCTGTTATGTTCTGCGTGCTCCAGGAAGTTTCCCTTGAACTATACTCTGCTGTTCATTAAT ATGCACGTCGCGTCGTTGTGTACCGGCCGGTACCCTGCGTCTCAAGAGGCACGATGCGATGCGAagatattaaatgtaatagaCGTAAATTGCTATGCAGTCTATATAGGACACTGTAATGTAAACGACACAATACAAAGCCCTTTATCTAGCTTTATATTACAAGGGCtaaagtttgtatatttgttacttgttcacgctcaaacggctgggctaatttttatgaaatttggtattatgTAG